One window of Anaerotignum faecicola genomic DNA carries:
- a CDS encoding DUF1819 family protein, with translation MEYSAGLTSKLFWLQESRKTAGYILEGLSKTDIRKIVWEENIYQVKAEYRAYEVLNGTYRRVSALPEVVLQAFITCDVEIVKILNLIAILMDSRLFFEFLREVYNEKIRLGEKEITDRDLNVFFADKAMQSDVVAGWTDTAVRKLKQCFTRMMFEAGLLESSVKPRTIKQVHIDYRTEELLTANGLGKYLKAVKGV, from the coding sequence GAATCCAGAAAAACGGCAGGTTATATTCTGGAAGGACTTAGCAAGACAGATATCCGAAAGATTGTCTGGGAGGAAAATATCTATCAGGTGAAAGCAGAATATCGTGCCTATGAGGTGTTGAACGGAACATACCGAAGGGTATCTGCCTTACCGGAAGTAGTGTTGCAGGCATTTATCACTTGTGATGTGGAAATTGTAAAAATTCTAAATCTAATTGCAATCCTGATGGACAGCAGATTATTTTTTGAGTTTTTACGCGAAGTATACAACGAGAAGATTCGATTAGGTGAAAAAGAGATTACCGATCGTGATCTGAATGTCTTTTTTGCAGATAAGGCAATGCAGAGTGATGTGGTTGCTGGCTGGACGGATACTGCAGTACGGAAGTTGAAACAGTGTTTCACCAGAATGATGTTTGAAGCAGGATTACTGGAAAGTAGTGTAAAACCCAGAACAATCAAGCAAGTTCATATTGATTACCGTACAGAAGAATTACTGACTGCAAATGGGCTTGGTAAATACTTGAAAGCAGTGAAGGGAGTCTAA
- a CDS encoding DUF1788 domain-containing protein, translating into MDERLNRIEDKISEKSFRENKGLGNEVGYYVFDYNPRAELEVRSHIAYLKDRINNSNKDFKIIEFDLFHTMIQVLEKEGYLEAFFDLEKENGFFDMADNLVETLGLDETNELNLIISKILQEDLTNSVIFLTGVGKCHPIIASHNILNNLHQVLDSVPVVMFYPGEYSGQDLKLFGTMDSRNYYRAFRLV; encoded by the coding sequence TTGGATGAAAGACTGAATCGGATTGAAGATAAGATTTCTGAAAAGTCTTTCCGTGAAAATAAAGGACTTGGAAATGAAGTCGGATATTATGTGTTTGATTATAATCCAAGAGCGGAACTGGAAGTGCGCAGTCATATCGCATATTTAAAGGACCGAATCAACAATAGCAATAAAGACTTTAAAATCATAGAATTTGATCTATTTCATACGATGATTCAGGTGTTAGAGAAAGAAGGATATCTGGAAGCCTTCTTTGATCTGGAAAAAGAGAATGGCTTTTTTGATATGGCAGACAATCTGGTAGAAACATTGGGACTGGATGAAACAAACGAGCTAAACCTGATTATTTCAAAGATTCTACAGGAAGATCTGACAAATAGCGTGATTTTTCTGACAGGAGTCGGAAAATGCCATCCAATCATTGCAAGCCATAATATTTTGAACAATTTGCATCAGGTACTTGATAGTGTGCCGGTTGTGATGTTTTATCCGGGAGAATACAGCGGACAGGATTTAAAATTATTTGGAACGATGGATTCCAGAAATTATTACCGGGCATTCCGGCTTGTGTAA
- the brxC gene encoding BREX system P-loop protein BrxC, producing the protein MQIKEMFEKQIDRDIKGVIKVGQSDEENVYQELDEYVVTKELLKHFHDFFDNYEKGINNNTDKMGVWISGFFGSGKSHFLKILSHLLKNSVVEGKRAIEYFTDGKKIDDPMLIAKMTNSGTISSDVMLFNIDSKGSAKVGSGKEAIVEVFMKVFNEMQGYCGSIPYLAEFERQLDNEGRFEEFKNKFEEIAGTPWEKKRQAFVVIQDKIVKTIAAMDFMSEEAARNWCKNAKGNYDLSIEKFVSLVKEYCEKKGPNHHVIFLVDEIGQYIADDTQLMLNLQTIVEDLGTACRGKAWVIVTSQEDIDSITKTKGNDFSKIQGRFDTRLSLSASNVDEVIRKRVLAKNETATQTLSLLYEQKESIIKNLITFTTDIADKKLYTDKTDFADCYPFIPYQFNLLGQVLTAVRTYGASGKHLSDQSRSMLALFQESAIRLKDSQEGVLVPFSYFYDPLHKFIDHQHSQVITDAEDNSRLDEFDVELLKVLFMIKYVKEFKAKVDNLTTLMISNIDDDRIEIRGRIEESLKKLIRETLVQKNGEIYSFLTNEEQEINNAINNESVEMGEIIGEASTVIFEDIFTDKKYRYSNRYLFPFNQKVDGRYFKGNQSNDIGVSIITPYEEDYPDSALRMLSVQEHSVIVKLPNDSTFLDEITDSLKIYKFLNTLGARGSFDSIRRAKENERLEKKDRIRIFIEDALKHADIYVNGDKANISAKEPASRINEALGKLVAMQYNKLTYMETAPELSDIAAVFNGSDGQLSFLGTSDTTPNKLALEEVIQVIGLNNARHMKTSLKSLQDKFGAAPYGFDPKDVQWLVAMLFKMGRVSLTYNSQSLSMLSNTKEELVRYLTKREFVEKLLISIRERATDGQIRSAKEVIKDYFGFSVSSDDDDMIMRTFKKKAQDKLELFSEIMIEYRVNPKLPCKSLMEQAKKNLEELLTIKEPAEFFKTVDKKRDDLLDDADDTAPVLDFFNGDQKKIFEKAQEQIQMFENSKIYVREQEIIDNVARMEAIVTAKNPFRQIQKLPDMSMRFVQQYGELLEKEAEEMRPIVEDDQRKVLHILDEKGFVSVFRDRFSSVFEELKEKLDTSNEIATVKNIRLESDTLKLRCLDEITEYEEAHRPKVNPEPSVNPVTPPTSEDHVSPVQPKPKKRKNVSISNVAGARTYSIENEQDIDNFLAEMKEKLLNELDENTIITLS; encoded by the coding sequence ATGCAGATTAAAGAGATGTTTGAGAAACAGATTGACCGTGATATTAAGGGTGTAATCAAAGTAGGTCAGTCTGATGAAGAAAATGTATATCAGGAATTGGACGAATATGTAGTAACAAAAGAATTGCTAAAACATTTCCATGATTTTTTCGATAACTATGAAAAGGGGATTAATAACAATACTGACAAAATGGGTGTCTGGATCTCCGGTTTCTTTGGAAGTGGTAAATCTCATTTTTTAAAGATTCTTTCCCATCTGTTAAAAAACAGTGTAGTGGAAGGAAAGAGAGCAATCGAATACTTTACAGATGGAAAGAAAATCGATGATCCGATGCTGATTGCCAAAATGACCAATTCCGGGACCATTTCTTCTGATGTCATGCTCTTTAATATTGATTCCAAAGGCTCTGCAAAGGTCGGATCCGGCAAGGAAGCTATTGTGGAAGTCTTTATGAAGGTATTCAATGAAATGCAAGGATATTGCGGTTCCATTCCGTATCTTGCAGAATTTGAACGTCAGTTAGATAACGAAGGAAGATTTGAAGAGTTCAAAAATAAATTTGAAGAGATTGCAGGTACACCGTGGGAGAAGAAGAGACAGGCCTTTGTGGTTATCCAAGATAAAATCGTAAAAACGATTGCTGCAATGGATTTCATGAGTGAAGAGGCTGCCCGCAACTGGTGTAAAAATGCAAAGGGAAACTATGACCTCAGTATTGAAAAGTTCGTATCTCTGGTCAAAGAGTATTGTGAGAAAAAAGGGCCAAATCATCATGTCATTTTCCTTGTGGATGAGATCGGACAGTATATTGCAGATGACACACAGCTTATGCTCAACCTCCAGACAATCGTGGAAGACCTTGGAACAGCCTGCAGAGGTAAGGCATGGGTTATCGTAACAAGTCAGGAGGATATTGACTCTATTACAAAGACAAAGGGAAATGACTTCTCTAAGATTCAGGGACGATTTGATACGAGACTTTCTCTTTCAGCATCAAATGTTGACGAAGTAATTCGTAAGCGTGTGCTTGCAAAGAACGAGACAGCAACACAGACACTCAGCCTTCTCTATGAGCAGAAAGAATCTATTATCAAGAATCTTATTACATTTACTACAGATATCGCAGATAAGAAATTATATACAGACAAGACTGATTTTGCAGACTGTTATCCGTTTATTCCATATCAGTTCAATTTGCTTGGACAGGTATTGACAGCTGTGCGTACTTATGGAGCCAGTGGAAAGCACTTATCTGATCAGTCCCGTTCTATGTTAGCACTGTTCCAAGAGTCGGCAATTCGTTTAAAAGACAGTCAAGAAGGTGTACTGGTACCATTTAGCTATTTCTATGATCCTCTACATAAATTCATTGACCATCAGCACAGCCAGGTAATTACCGATGCCGAAGACAATAGTAGATTGGATGAGTTTGATGTAGAACTGTTGAAAGTGCTGTTTATGATTAAATACGTCAAAGAATTCAAAGCAAAGGTAGATAACCTTACTACGTTAATGATCTCTAATATTGACGATGACCGTATTGAAATCCGTGGAAGGATAGAAGAATCCTTAAAGAAACTGATCCGAGAGACACTGGTACAGAAGAATGGAGAAATCTATAGCTTCCTGACTAATGAAGAACAGGAAATCAATAATGCGATCAATAACGAATCGGTAGAAATGGGTGAGATTATTGGAGAGGCATCTACAGTAATCTTCGAGGATATCTTTACAGATAAGAAATACCGTTACAGCAACCGTTATTTATTTCCGTTTAACCAGAAAGTGGATGGGCGTTATTTCAAGGGGAATCAGTCCAATGATATCGGAGTATCAATCATCACACCCTATGAAGAAGATTATCCGGATTCTGCCCTGCGCATGCTTTCCGTACAAGAACATAGTGTGATTGTAAAATTACCGAACGATAGCACCTTCTTAGATGAGATTACAGACTCCCTCAAGATTTATAAATTCCTAAATACACTAGGTGCAAGAGGAAGCTTTGACAGTATCCGTCGTGCAAAAGAAAATGAACGCCTTGAAAAGAAAGATCGTATCCGTATCTTTATCGAGGATGCTCTGAAACATGCGGATATTTATGTGAATGGTGATAAAGCAAATATCTCAGCCAAAGAGCCGGCAAGCCGTATTAACGAAGCACTTGGCAAGTTAGTAGCTATGCAGTATAACAAGCTGACCTATATGGAAACAGCTCCTGAGCTTTCTGATATTGCTGCGGTATTCAATGGAAGCGATGGACAGCTTTCCTTCCTTGGAACCAGTGATACAACACCGAATAAATTAGCATTGGAAGAAGTCATTCAGGTCATCGGTCTTAACAACGCACGACACATGAAAACTTCTCTGAAATCCCTGCAGGATAAATTTGGGGCTGCTCCGTATGGCTTTGATCCGAAAGACGTGCAGTGGCTGGTTGCCATGCTCTTTAAGATGGGAAGAGTATCCCTGACCTATAACAGCCAGAGTTTATCTATGCTATCCAATACAAAAGAAGAGTTGGTACGCTACCTGACAAAACGTGAATTTGTCGAGAAACTGCTGATTAGTATTAGAGAAAGAGCAACAGATGGACAAATTCGCTCGGCGAAAGAAGTAATAAAAGACTATTTTGGTTTCTCAGTATCCAGTGATGATGACGATATGATTATGAGAACCTTTAAGAAAAAAGCACAGGATAAGCTGGAATTATTCAGCGAAATCATGATTGAATATCGTGTAAATCCAAAGTTGCCATGCAAATCCTTAATGGAACAGGCAAAGAAGAATCTGGAAGAACTTCTGACCATTAAAGAGCCGGCAGAATTCTTTAAAACAGTGGATAAAAAACGAGATGACCTGTTAGACGATGCGGATGATACTGCACCGGTGCTTGACTTCTTTAATGGTGATCAGAAAAAAATTTTTGAAAAAGCACAGGAACAAATTCAGATGTTTGAAAATAGTAAGATTTATGTCAGGGAACAAGAAATTATTGACAACGTAGCCCGGATGGAAGCCATTGTAACTGCAAAGAATCCTTTTAGGCAGATTCAGAAGTTGCCCGATATGTCTATGAGGTTTGTACAGCAGTATGGAGAATTACTGGAAAAAGAAGCAGAAGAAATGCGTCCAATCGTAGAAGATGATCAGAGAAAGGTTTTACATATACTGGATGAAAAAGGGTTTGTATCAGTGTTTAGGGACAGATTCTCAAGTGTTTTTGAAGAATTAAAAGAAAAGCTGGATACTTCTAACGAGATTGCTACGGTAAAAAATATTAGATTAGAAAGTGATACCTTGAAGCTTCGCTGTTTGGATGAGATTACGGAATATGAGGAAGCGCATCGTCCGAAAGTAAATCCGGAACCATCGGTAAATCCAGTAACTCCGCCTACAAGTGAAGACCATGTATCGCCAGTACAGCCAAAACCAAAGAAACGTAAGAATGTATCCATCAGCAATGTGGCAGGTGCAAGAACTTATTCCATTGAAAATGAACAGGATATCGACAATTTCTTGGCAGAGATGAAGGAAAAATTATTAAACGAGCTGGATGAAAATACGATTATCACATTAAGCTAA